The genome window TTGTTGTGGGATGAATGGCTGTTGAGGTGCCACCCATGGCTGTGGAAGTGCAGCAGCGTATGCTTGGGGAACATATGGGCCAGggacagcataaggcatcggataatatgGAGGAGGAACAGCAGAATATACAGGAGCTCTGccttggtcaacagaggcagtgctagtctcaccttctttcttcttcacaaatccgGCGTAGGGCTTCTTATTATTACCATTAGAattgctaggattagtaacaccttgaatggtaccagctttgacacagttctcaacccgttcaccaatgatgaccacatctgagaaggaaggagaagtattactaaccatgtgctgaagatacggccctttcagagtacccataaacagatcaatcaattcaCGGTCGAGGAGGGGAGGTTGAACTCTAGCAGAAAGTTCActccacctctgggcgtattctttgaaagattcttcagaCTTCTGTGCCATATTTTGGAGTTGGGCGCGACTGGGAGCCATAGCGGTGttatagtggtattgtttcaggaaggcatcaacaagttctccccaagtactaacattagccctctcaagtttcatataccactccagtggggctccagtgagactatcctggaagaaatgcatgaGTAGTGGTTCATTCTCAGCATGGGCGGCCATCTTACGGCGGTAGGAACGGAGGTGAGTTTCTGGGCAGGTGACCCCCTTGTACTTATCGAAATCCGGCACTTTAAatttcgggggaataacaatcccggGTACCAGGCACAGGGCAGAAGTATTGAAGCTTGAGGTTTTGGCGACTTCAACGGCCTTGAGGCGTTCCTCGAGAGCTTGGTACATTTTAGCAGTTTCGGTTATCTCAGTAGTAAgatcatgatcaagatcaataaCGTTGTGGTGATCGTCCACCAACTTAGGGGTGCCACCATCAGGACCCTCCCCAAGTTTTGGTACTCCAACAGCAGAAGTGGTAGGAGTCTCTTTGACCAGACTAGCGACACTCTTcctgagttcatcctgtccttgaacgACGGCATGGAGGGTCTCCATGAGctgggtcattctttcccccatgacatccatatccctacggagggcagcttgattctgttcaaaatGGTCCATGATCCTTTTCTCGTTGTTCCTGGTGCTGTAAGGAAGTCAGCTTTGTTGTTGAAGCGGAAATCTGTTGCtggaaagggaccccaattagtttcttgtacaataacctgaaaatgcaatgtgataatgtgaatgtatgagtgcatgtgtgcttatgacgtgatgtgccattttcagagtatccaagattttAATATTGATATAGAATAGCTAACAACGTGATAGAGGACAAGCATTAAGAGAAACAAAGGAACTAGTTCTTTTCATccataacagaaatttaaacttgggagataccatacatcaacaagatagttcaacaaggaaaaataaaggaccccatccaacaagtctggtggtggtcaaGACATATAGACTCAAACATCGATCCATCTGAATATAAAAgagaggtcctccttgtctgaagttcTCATCACTCCACTTCTtggtttcatcaaacagtttcttggttgccTTCCTATCTCTTCCTTTGACGAAGCTTTGGATTACCACGTCCTTTCGATATAACTGCCCATCtagcttcttgcagcactccctgagttcgtcacatcctttgcattctgggagataatccttCTCAGATACGTCCTCCATACTCATCATTCGATCTCTGAGCTTGGCattttcttctgttagtcgagtattacggaggtgacttcctttcagttgaGTCTCAACTGCCATTCTTTGggtggtctcttcttccagtttctttttcagacTCCGCACTTCAGCTCTAGCCTCCCTTTCTAATTTGAGTTTATAAGCTTTCAAGTCTTCTTTTTACTCTCGCCTGAGTTTCTCTTCTACCTCTTTTACGGCCCTTTTTATGATCTCCTGGTGATCCTCAACAACAACAGTGGTATCTCTTTCACCTTTTTCCgttctagccctcttttgaactctcAAAGATCCTTCTTTCAGCACCTTGGCTTCATGTGTCAACTCAACCCTTATTTGGTCCACAAGATGATGTTTTGGTCGCGCATCTGACCTCTTTTCGTGCAATTTGGTGCTTTCCATATTCACTTGGATGCAATTCTCAGCAGGCATAGTGGCATTTGGAACCTTAGGTGGTTGCTCGTACAATgggttaaccttcgggaaaggcaacaggcgATCTTTAACTCTATCTTCAACCCAATCTGTGTAGGCTTGTTTGGCAACGGCATTCTTTTCACCTAGAGAAATATGATCACTTGTATGGATGCTATTCCAGGCACTCCTCACTTTTTCTAGACCCTTTGGATCGGTTCCCTTCTCAAAGCAAACGGATTCGAATATTtctttgtccaaaggcttgtctttaagtgcaaaacccaactgacgcagcgctagcttaggattataattgataacaCCTTTGGTTCCTATGAGGGGAACGTTATCAAAATTACCACAACTAGTTATAACTTTCTCCACGTCCATTCCAGTAGGACACCAAACAATGTCATTTccagtaagccccatgatcctttgaggccatttctgaGTAGAAGTAACGAAAGGACCACTTGCAGGTAGGTGGGACTTAAACCAGGTGTATAACAACGACAAACAATTTCTTATGGCTCCTCCTTTCCCATATCGAGAGTGAACGGAATAGTACGTATCGGCTAGCAAAGTAGGGATCGGATTCTTATCCACAAAAAGACATATAGCGGCCAaatcaacgaacttgtgaatgttaggGAACATCACGATCCCATAAATCAAAACGGCCAGAAGGGCGTTGAAAGCTTCCCACAATTTTTTGTTAACCAATTCTTGAGCTTTTTCAACCAAGAAACTCATATAGAAACCATGAACGTtaccattcttcttccaattTCCATGAACGTCtcctatgctcaaataaagagtgTTGGCAATGTAATCCAAATCAGGTTTCTCTGGGACACAAACAAAAGGGAccttgtgttgaatcttgatattgAGAAAGTGAGAGTACTCCTCGAGAGTGGGAGCTAATTGATAACCTGAGAAGGTGAAACAACGCAAGTCGGGATCATAGAcctggagaagagtagataaatCCCATTCGTCAACATGTGAATATAAAAGAGTCAAGATGTTGCCATAATTCTCAGTGAACACTGTTTTATTGTGACCAGTAATCAATCCACCCAACTGTCCCAACTAAATCATGCCCTCACGATGGAAACTGTAAGTGTGAGTACGCCTTGTAGCTTCTTTGgtagcggtcacgttgttagccatcctGGATGAAAAGTAATAACCTCAGATACCCTgaaaaaatggcatgcatatgagagataatactatttttcttttttctttttttttcttttttttttattacatctttattctctttttttttggaaaataaatatgccatgatgaaaatgatgcaatGGAGGTTCCCCCAACACGGGAGAGTTGTTGTGTTGTCTCTAAGCAGAATCGAATGTCGTGAGGTCAAAGTTCCGGCATAGGTGCCACACAGCTATAAGAATAATAGTCACCGACAGAAcacaatagtcaccaacggtacctgtcatgtatatccctccccactcacaggtgaatctagacacggacaagtggtccctaatggtcgccCAGAATCCTCTAGTCGGACACCTTGCGATCTGCACAAAGGGTGCAGGGCAAAGGCATCGTCGAGAGAACTGAATCCGGGTTGTGGTGTCTCATGTCTCCTCATACGTGTCAAGGGCCACGCGATTCAACATGAGTATCCACGCTAGCCTAGGTGTATACTGGCCTGGGGATTGGGCCTTTAtctcatagaatcatcccacccaacctgcaaatagataaaatatgtggcccccacggggacccataatatagtccagatgcatgcggaaagtaaacatgatatgcaagcaggaaataaacatgacatgcaagcatatatacagaaTGTAAACACATACACGGATAaaaaaacacccaataaaagaaacaaacaaaggctaggatcgactcgctaagaatggaccagcacaggtctaacAACATcctcagcagagtcgccagttgtcgcacgctcgcgaaaaatgaacagagtcgccaccaatatatttatcctgtaagggaaaggaatatcagaaaacctaacaaaggaaggaacagggtcttgcgaccagagaatctaggtacaggagtcggttacgcaaggggaaggtactagcacccctcgcgcccatcgtactcgatggtatccacctatgttgtttctatctaaagggtgtctaactatgtctatgtctaaatgcgaatgaatgcaaaatgtagggaaaataaataaatatactcgcacgggccctaccccgctgcctacgtatccttttcaggaatcagagttaccgtagctcggctcacgattttctgtttgtttatgtgttttttagttgggcggcgttaacgttcgcgctcttgcataagggatcgcctaggatgcgtacgagcggaaataacggtgcccttaggtgccaacgaggcaaaagaaaaagaaataattggtttgtgtcttttagggtaattccatgatgacgaagacctactacaaggcttcgcatcacttccttactttgttttacatctgaacatttattagtgttttaagtgtttttggttgatgttttttaggggattttaatttgtgacttagatcataccaaaaagagttttgttttgcatatttagagaatgcacatcgaggcctatgccacaatcgtttctctaaataacggttaagaaatacatcgaggcttcacacctcaatcatttcttctccgctaagtaaaggaaatacaaaaaggagttcttttgtgagtatttagagaatgcacatcgaggcctacaccacaatcgtttctctaaacaacggttaagaaatacatcgaggcttcacacctcaatcatttcttctccgctaagtaggaaatacaaaaaggagttcttttgagaatatttagagaatgcacatcgaggcctacaccacaatcgtttctctaaataacggttaagaaatacatcgaggcttcacacctcaatcatttcttctccgctaagtaggaaagaacatacatcggggcctacgccccaatcatttctttcctaccatgaaatgtagtaacggtatgatcttcatcgatatttattaagtatcttaaaagttgaaaagaaaaagaaaatgagaagggaactattcctaaattctagtctaagttgtctatacatgGGAATTAAAATAGAACTATGCAATCTATTAATAGgaaaaaactatacatggaataggtaaaagaaaatcaatatATGACAAATAAAGTTGAGAACTACAACAAGTAAATGATactcacaagcacacatacatccattgattctatacaaaaaatcgagactaaaaattaattcctaagtctattagcgaattatttacaaagaagtgttaaaacaaagaatattcaaatatattgtaaagaaaaagatttattaaaaatatcaaaacaattagaaaaaacaacaaaaatcaagTCAATTATTCACAAACTCTAGAGTacctaaaatcattttttatacgCTTTTATGTGATTAGAAAAGGGAATTGCGaattaaaaaataagagaaaacaaaataaaatagaaaaaatagaagCTAAACTGCAGGGGGGTGTGATAGTATTTTAGATGAATTAAAAAGTTATGAGGTAGGAACTGGGCCTGATCAGTGGGGTGTGAAAAGCAAGGGGCGCCCAGGCCTATCCTGAACACGGTGGTGTATTAGAAGAATGGGGGTGCAATCCGGAAAAGGGCAAGGCCCAACGCAGGCTAGGGCCCAGCATGCATCACATTACTCTAACCTTTATTTATtagttgattttatttgttttttggtcagaagcaagtacaagatggcaggctacgctgactgacaaaaggattgttagaagctattaaaggcaacgtcagtagacacagcgtaaacaaggctcgaggtaattgacaaaagagtgaaacattaaatgcaatgctgtacggaatacgcaaagcattaaatgctcccaacggtcatcttctcaagtgcctataaatatgaagttctaatgagaagcaaggttactgattctgacgaattctgtgaatactaacttgctgaaacgctgttcaaatcaaagctcacaaacttcatcttcatcaaagctcactacatttctgttgtaatatattagtgagattaagcttaaactttaagagaaatatcattgttgtgattatagcttttcagaagcattgtaatactcttagaatttgattacattaatttgtaagtaactagagtgatcaagtgtgatcaggatactctaggaagtcttagcttgtgtctaagcagttgtaactagagtgatcacgtggtggtcaggatactctagaaagtcttagcttgtgtctaagcagttgttcctagagtgatcaggttgtgatcaggatactctagaagacttagttgtggGCTAAgtagaaaaccattgtaatctgttgagattagtggattaaatcctcgggtgaggtaaatcactccaagggggtggactggagtagtttagttaacaacaaaccaggataaaaataactgtgcaaattgtttttatcgttcaagtttttagactacacttattcaaaccccccctttctaagtgtttttctatccttcaatgtcatgagatcaaaggtcagACATATGTACTACACATCCATAGGaataatagtcaccaacagaacagaatagtcaccaacggtacctgtcatgtatatccctccccactcacagatgaatctaggtcagggtaaggtcaatatggcaaccagcgttatcagttctcctgagataccaccattgttgcatctacatgccaacgatgataccccatttgaacctcgactgggcgtgggtctcatgatcgcactagacaagacctgacatctcatcggcgtcatgactatccactctatcctaggtgtcctatgtgtcaactctggcctgggtattgggccttttacctcatagaaacaacccacccaacctgcaaacagagaaaatatgcggtccccacggggacccataatataatccagatgcatgcgggaagtaaacatgatatgcaagcaagaaataaacatgatatgcaagcatatatacaagatgtaaacataaacaaacaaagaaacacccaataaaagaaacaaacaaaggctaggatcgactcgctaagtacggacccgcaataggtctgacatccccagcagagtcgcctgCTGTCGCACGCtcacgaaaaatgaacagagtcgccaccaatatatttatcccataagggaaaggaatatcaggaaacctaacaaaggaaggaacagggtcttacgaccagagaatccaggaacgggagtcggttacgcgaggggaaggtattagcacccctcgcgcccatcgtactcgatggtatccacctatgtttgtttctatctaaagggtgtgtactatgtgtatgcctacatgcgaatgaatgcaaaagaaatatggggaaaagaaggaattatttacaattgtgctcgttcaagccccgcgacttgatgcctatgtatccctttcaggaatcagagcgtcgtagttcggctcacgattttctgtttgtttttgtgttttttagttgggcggagttaacgtttgcgctcttgcataagggatgacctacgatgcgatcgagtggaaataacattgcccttagaaagaagagagagaaattggtttgtgtcttttagggtaattccatgatgataaagacccactacaaggcttcgcatcacttccttactttgttttaaatctgaacaattatt of Vicia villosa cultivar HV-30 ecotype Madison, WI unplaced genomic scaffold, Vvil1.0 ctg.002775F_1_1, whole genome shotgun sequence contains these proteins:
- the LOC131639775 gene encoding uncharacterized protein LOC131639775, with the protein product MTGYQLAPTLEEYSHFLNIKIQHKVPFVCVPEKPDLDYIANTLYLSIGDVHGNWKKNGNVHGFYMSFLVEKAQELVNKKLWEAFNALLAVLIYGIVMFPNIHKFVDLAAICLFVDKNPIPTLLADTYYSVHSRYGKGGAIRNCLSLLYTWFKSHLPASGPFVTSTQKWPQRIMGLTGNDIVWCPTGMDVEKVITSCDKPLDKEIFESVCFEKGTDPKGLEKVRSAWNSIHTSDHISLGEKNAVAKQAYTDWVEDRVKDRLLPFPKVNPLYEQPPKVPNATMPAENCIQVNMESTKLHEKRSDARPKHHLVDQIRVELTHEAKVLKEGSLRVQKRARTEKGERDTTVVVEDHQEIIKRAVKEVEEKLRRE